The following are from one region of the Chitinophagales bacterium genome:
- the dhrS4 gene encoding short-chain dehydrogenase, producing the protein MHIKEKFNLTGKVAIITGASKGIGRAIAEALGQCGARVVVSSRKQEAVDAVAAELKAQQIEALAVAAHMGQEEDIQRLASETRKHFGRIDILVNNAASNPVFGPIADTNPAAFDKIIGVNLRGPFLLSNEVYPDMRRQGGGSIIHISSVEGLTPSPGLGIYSVSKASLLMLTKAQAREWGSDGIRVNAICPGLIQTKFSRALWENADVLQHFLGKTALQRIGQPEDIAGLAVFLASDAAVYCTGSMFIADGGYLI; encoded by the coding sequence ATGCACATTAAAGAAAAATTTAACCTCACGGGCAAGGTAGCTATCATCACAGGCGCCAGCAAGGGCATAGGCCGCGCCATTGCCGAAGCTCTGGGGCAATGCGGAGCCCGCGTAGTGGTATCCAGCCGCAAACAGGAAGCCGTAGATGCGGTAGCCGCTGAACTGAAGGCTCAGCAGATAGAGGCGCTCGCTGTTGCCGCACACATGGGTCAGGAAGAAGACATCCAACGCCTTGCCTCCGAAACACGGAAGCATTTCGGCCGCATTGATATTCTTGTGAACAATGCAGCTTCCAATCCGGTTTTCGGTCCTATTGCCGACACCAACCCTGCCGCATTTGACAAAATCATCGGTGTGAATCTGCGGGGACCTTTCCTGCTGAGTAACGAAGTTTACCCCGACATGCGCAGACAAGGGGGCGGCTCCATCATCCACATCAGCAGTGTAGAGGGATTAACTCCCTCACCCGGACTGGGCATCTACAGCGTAAGCAAAGCCTCTCTTCTCATGCTCACCAAAGCACAAGCCCGTGAATGGGGCAGTGATGGCATTCGTGTCAATGCCATCTGTCCGGGGCTGATTCAAACCAAGTTCAGCCGCGCCCTCTGGGAAAATGCAGACGTACTCCAGCATTTCCTCGGTAAAACCGCCCTGCAGCGCATAGGGCAACCTGAAGATATAGCCGGACTGGCCGTGTTTCTTGCTTCCGATGCAGCCGTTTACTGCACAGGCAGCATGTTTATTGCTGATGGCGGTTATCTCATCTGA